In Formosa haliotis, the sequence AGAATAGTATTCGATACAGGAGTCATGATATTTGTAAAATGCACTTTCTTTAGTAGGAATACTAAAATAAGATAAGACGATAAACATATAAATGTAATGCCTAAAGAGAAATTTAGGGTTTTGCTAGGCTTAAAAAGTTGCCAAAAAAATGGAATGCTAAACAGTAAAATAGGGTATGCTGTTAGTCCGTTATACCTATTTATTATGGTAAACCAACAAAGTATTACTGCAATAAAATATAAATAGGGGATATATTTTGTGTATTTAGAAGTTAAATGTTCCATTTTTAAATATTTGATTAACAATTAATAACAAATTATCTTTAGGTTAAATCATGGTGTTGGCGCGGTAATTTTTAGGTAAGATATTAATTGAAATTATTATATGATTAATTAATAACATATAATTAACTAATTAGCAAAATATAGTGTACCTTTGCGCGCTTAAATAAGGCATCAATTATGGCTAATATTAAAAACATTGCAATTATTGCACACGTAGATCACGGTAAGACTACTTTGGTAGATAAGATTATGTACCACTGTCAATTATTCCGTGAAAACGAAAATACAGGAGATTTAATCCTTGATAATAATGATTTAGAGCGTGAAAGAGGGATTACAATTACCTCTAAAAACGTTTCAGTTATTTATAAAGACACAAAAATTAATATCATTGATACCCCTGGTCACGCCGATTTTGGTGGTGAGGTAGAACGTGTATTAAACATGGCCGATGGTGTTGTGTTATTGGTAGATGCTTTTGAAGGCCCTATGCCACAAACACGTTTTGTATTACAAAAAGCGATCGATTTAGGTTTAAAACCATGTGTGGTTGTAAATAAAGTAGATAAAGAAAACTGTACTCCAGACGAGGTACATGAAAAAGTTTTCGATTTAATGTTTGAACTAGGTGCAGAAGAATGGCAGTTAGATTTTCCAACCGTTTATGGTTCGGCAAAAAATAACTGGATGAGCGATGACTGGAAAAAGCAAACAGACAATATCGAGCCGTTATTAGATATGGTAATCGAGCATGTGCCAACTCCTGTTTTCGATGAAGGAACAACGCAAATGTTAATTACTTCTTTAGACTTCTCTTCATTTACTGGTCGTATTGCCATTGGTAGAGTACAACGAGGAACTATAGTAGAAGGACAACAAATCGCGCTTGTTAAGCGAGATGGAAAAGTTATAAAAAGTAGAGTAAAAGAAGTATTTGTATTTGAAGGGCTTGGCCGTAAAAAAGTACAAAGTGTTCAAACTGGAGATATCTGTGCTTTAGTAGGTGTTGAAGGCTTTGAAATTGGTGATACTATTGCTGATTTAGAAAATCCTGAAGGATTAAAATCGATTGCAATTGATGAACCTACAATGAGTATGTTATTTACAATTAACGATTCGCCTTTCTTCGGAAAAGATGGAAAGTTTGTAACATCTCGTCATATAAAAGACCGTTTAGAAAAAGAATTAGAAAAAAACTTAGCGCTTCGTTTAGGCGAAACAGGTAGTGCAGATAAATTCATGGTATTTGGCCGTGGGGTATTACACTTATCGGTTTTAATTGAAACTATGCGTCGTGAAGGTTACGAATTACAAATTGGACAGCCACAAGTTATCATTAGAGAAATTGATGGTGTTAAATGTGAGCCAATAGAAGAGTTAACTATCGATCTTCCAGAATCTGTTTCTGGTAAAGCTGTAGAATTTGTAACTATGCGTAAAGGTGAAATGTTAAGCATGGAAGCAAAAGGAGAACGTATGGTTTGTGAGTTTTTAATTCCTTCTCGTGGTATTATTGGTTTACGTAACCAATTATTAACTGCTACAGCAGGAGAGGCTATTATGGCACACCGTTTTAAAGAATACCAACCGCTAAAAGGTGCAATCCCTGGACGTATTTCTGGATCTTTAATTTCTATGGAAAACGGAACAGCAATACCTTATTCTATCGATAAGTTACAAGATAGAGGTAAGTTCTTTGTAGAGCCAGGAGAAAGTATTTACGAAGGTCAGGTTATTGGAGAAAACTCTCGTCAAGACGATATGGCTGTAAATATTACTAAAGCTAAAAAGCAAAGTAACGTACGTAGTTCTGGAGCAGATGATAAAGCTAAAATTGTACCTGCAATTAAATTCTCTTTAGAAGAAGCTTTAGAATATATTCAAAAAGATGAGTATGTAGAGGTTACTCCAAATCACTTACGATTACGTAAAATTTATTTAACAGACGTAGAACGTAAGCGTAATAAAATCACCTAATAAACTAGCTTAATTCTTAAACATAGAGAATTGTAGTTTTTTTAATATATTTATAGAGGAATCCTAGTTAGGGTTCCTCTTTTTTATTTTAAAGAATCTGTTAATTACTATATATGGAGCTGTTTGGAATTTCTATTACAGAATGGGTTGGTTATTTGGCATCAGCTTTTTTACTCATTTCTTTTTCTATGAAAGATGTTGTTAAGCTCCGTATTTTTAATACTGTAGGGTGTGCACTTTTTGTGGCTTATGGCTTTATGTTACAAACATCATGGCCCATTGTAATTACTAATGCTGCAATAATTCTAATTAACTTTTATTATTTGTTTTTTAAGAAGAAATAATGGCTCTGTAAGCAGACGTTTACGAGTTGTTCTTTAGTCCTAGTATACTAAAAAACAAGCTAAATAAAATAACTTGAATCCCGAGTAAAATTGTAAATACGGCTGGAATAACAACACGAAGCGTGTCTGTTGGATTCAAATCTCCAAAGTCGGTACGTTTCCATAAAAACAGCCCATAGTAGCTTAAAACAAAACCTATAATTAAAATAAGGGTTCCCAATACTAAACCGCGTTCCAGATTTATATATTTAAACAATCTATCGTAACGTTGGCTTTTAGGTAGCAAATCGTTTTCTACAGCATAAATTTTTGTTAGACAATAAAATACCAGAAACTGAAAACCAATTAAAACAAAGCTCGAGGTGTACAATAAGGTATGAATATCTAAAATGATATGGTTTATTTGGATGGGGTTTATAATTAAGAGTGCCGAGCTAATAAAACCTAAAATCATTAAAAATAGGGCCGGATATAAAAACAGCCAGTTTGGACTGTAAAGCGATAAAAATCGTAAGTGTCTCCAGCCGTCTTGCCAGGTATTAAGATGAGGTTTTCTTGATCTGCCATCGGGATGAAGTATAGTAGGGACTTCGGTGATTTTTAAGTTCTTTAATTTAGACTTTACTATCATTTCTGAAGCAAATTCCATCCCCGATGTTTTTAGATTCATTTTTTTATACGCCTCTTTAGAGAATCCTCTCAATCCGCAGTGAAAATCGTTAATGTTAATTTTAAAGAATAATTTTCCTATAAAAGATAACACAGGATTTCCTAAGTATTTATGAAGAAAAGGCATAGCCCCCTTTTTTATGCCGCCTTTAAACCTATTTCCTACTACTAAATCGTAACCCGCTCGTAATTGTGTTAAAAAAGGTAACAAGGCAGAGAAATCGTAACTATCATCCGCATCGGCCATAATAATATATATTCCGTTAGCCGCCTCAATACCACCTTTTAAAGCGTTCCCGTAACCTTTTTCATTAACATGTACTACTCGAGCATTAAGTTGTTTAGCAATAGTGATGGAGCCGTCTGTACTACCATTATCGGCAATAATAATTTCACCTACAACATGGTTCGTCTCGAAAAAAGATTGCGCCTTCTTAATACAAATCGCTAAGGTTTCTACTTCATTTAAACACGGCATGACAACGGTTAATTCAATATTCATTTTAAGGACTTGTTAAAGGTGTTTTTGGTGTTAATAAGTAGAAATATAATGAGAAATAACACCCAATCGTTATAAAATGTAAAGCGTTTTATTGTGTGCATTCCAGTTGCTATTAAAGCCACATTGCTAAAACTTAAAACAGCTATAAAAAATATAAGAGCATGCTCTGGCTTGTAAGATTTATAGCAGGAAATTGCACTCCAAAATATTAGTATAAACAGAAGCAAAACATATTTAGCATTGCCAAAAGCATAAACAAAATTCTTAATATATAAACGCAGCCAAGGTTTGAAATTGTCTAGAACCAAAGGCAAGGCCATTTGTTTTGTTAATTGGTCTACTTCAATTAGTTTTTCATCATCTGTAAGCGAATCAGGAAATTGTGTTATTCCGTTAGGTAAAATGGTAAAATTAGCAATTTCGGCATAATCTGCTATATAGGTTGCTAGTTCATCGGTATGGTTTAACTCAGCATCAAATTCATGAATATTTAGGTGTTTTTCGGCTAAGTCGGCATAAGTGTTTTTGTAAAAGGTTTGTTCTATTTCGGTTGTAAACAGAGAAAAATCTGTGTTGTCTGCCACAAAAAAAGCAGGTGTTAATAAGTGAATTCCTGTCCATGGTGTACTCACAAAATATCCATGCACAATTTTATGAAATGCTTTGTCTGTAAACCCACAAATAAAAGGGAATAACACCAATACAATTAAAAGCCATTTGTTATTAAATGTTTTGTGCTTAAACCAAACCCATAATAACAGACCAATGGCAATAGGAACTAGAAATAAAAACTGACTTCTAGTTTGTATGAGCATTAAAAGAAAGGGAAGAGATAAAAGAATAGGTTTAACTTTAGTTTGAAATAAACTTTGTATAAAGAAACTTACCACGATTAAATACAGAGGGTAAGCAAGGGCTTCAGACAAAATAACATTCGATAGTTTGTGATTGTAAACATAGGGGATGAGTAGAATGCCATTTAAAAGTATTAACCAAATATAATGTAAGGAGGTCTGTTTTTTTAAGGTTGAAATAAAGAATGTAATCGCAGTAACTCCTAGCGTATATTGTATAATTATGGTGGCTAGATTAAAAAAAGACCCGAAAACAGAATGAATTAAAAATATAAAAAGGGGATATCCGGCAGATCTGTAAAGATCCATATTTAAATAGCCTTCAGAATCTGGCATTAAGATAATCGGTTTGCTAATTACCAGCATAAAACCGAGTATAAATGTTGAAATAATAATATATTTGAGACGCTTTTCGGATATGTTACAAGTTGTAATCATTTGTGGTCTTTAAAAGTGTATTACGTTAGATTTGTAGCCCGGTTAAACATAAATTTTAAAAAGTTACTTTGGAAGTAAAAGTAGAGTTATTTCATAAAAAACATAACGAACTTTGGAACAATTTCGTTGCAAATGCTAAAAATGCTACGTTTTTATTTCATCGTGATTTTATGGAATACCATAAAGATCGGTTTAAAGATTATTCTTTAATGGTGTTTAAGAATAATAAAGTTATAGCTGTTTTACCTGCAAATCTTAATAATGACGTGCTTTATTCTCATCAAGGATTAACCTACGGAGGTTTAATATTAGATTCAAATATTAAGTTTCAAGGGGTTGTAACTATTTTTAAAAGTATATTAGAATGGCTCTCGGATAAAGGGATTTCTACGATTAATTTAAAGACGTTACCCGGGATTTATGCTGAGGTACCCAGCGACGAAATGTTATACCTCATGTTTTTATTAAATGCACAGTTATACCGCCGCGATGCCCTGTCGGTGATAAATTTGAAGACTCCTGTGCCATTTTCTAAAAATAGAGTTGAAGGGTGTAAACGCGCTAAAAAGCATGAATTAAAGATTGAGGAAGTCGAGACTTTCGATACTTTTTGGAATTCGATATTAATTCCTAATTTATCTGAAAAACATGATGCCGTACCGGTGCATAGCTTAGAAGAAATAACGCAGCTTAAGCAAAAATTTCCTAAGAATATTCGTCAGTTTAATGTGTGTTATAAAAATGAAATTGTCGCAGGTGCAACAATTTTTGAAACCAAAACAGTTGCGCATGCCCAATATATTTCTGGAAATCATTTAAAAAACACGATTGGGAGTTTAGATTTTTTACATGCCCATTTAATACAGGATGTATTTAAAAATAAAGCATATTTCGATTTCGGAATTTCTAGTGAACAACAAGGAAGAAACATAAATCAAGGACTTCAATATTGGAAAGAAGGTTTTGGTGCGCGTACGATTATACAAGATTTTTATACTATAGAAACAAAGTCTTTTACTGCTTTAAACACCATTTGGATATGATTAAGTTTTTAGATCTTCGGAAAGTTAATGCGCGTTTCGATACTTTGTTTTTAGAGGCTTTTAATGCGTTTCAAGATTCTGGACATTATATTTTAGGAAAAAATGTATCGGCTTTCGAAACAAATTTTGCATCGTATTGTGGTACCAAATATGCCATTGGTGTAGGAAATGGTTTAGATGCTATTTCGCTTATTTTTAAGAGTTATATAAGCCTTGGTAAATTGCAAATAGGCGACGAAGTACTTGTTCCTGCAAATACTTATATTGCTAGTATTTTAGGTGTAATTCAGGCCGGATTAAAACCGGTTTTGGTAGAACCTCATATAGATTCCTATAATATTTCTACATCAGCGGTAGAATCTGAAATTACGTCAAAAACAAAAGCGATTTTAGCGGTTCATTTATATGGGCAATTGGCCGATATGATTTCGCTTCAACAAATTTCAAAACAGCATAATCTATTACTTATAGAAGATGCAGCCCAGGCTCATGGTGCTATGTTAGAGGATGGAAGAAGAGCTGGGAATTTAGCAGATGCCGCGGCTTTTAGTTTTTATCCGAGTAAAAATTTAGGGGCTTTAGGCGATGGTGGTGCTGTAACAACCAATGATTCAGCGTTAGCAGATACAATAAAAAAGCTTCGAAATTACGGAACAACATCAAAATATGTGAATCAGTTTCCAGGCGTAAATTCCAGATTAGATGAAATTCAGGCCTTATTTCTAAACATAAAATTAAAGCAATTAGATCGCGATAATGACGTTCGTCGAAAAATTGCAAATCGATACCTTTCAAATGTTAAAAATAATAAAATAATACTACCTTTATGCCCAGATATGAATGCGCATGTGTTTCATCTTTTTGTAGTTCGGGTAGCTCAACGTGAAGAATTTATAGCATATGCAAAACAGCATCGTATTGAAACGTTAATCCATTACCCAATCCCTCCACATAAGCAAGAAGCGTTACAAGATTTTAATTCTTTAACCCTTCCGGTAACCGAGCAAATTCACAACACTGTTGTAAGTTTGCCCATAAGTCCTGTTATGACCGATCAAGATGTGGAGTATTTAATAAAAGTTTTAAATAACTATTGATTGAAAAAATTAATAAATTATATAAATACAAATGTTTTATTTAAGGTCGCGTCCTTAAATTCTGCTTCTGTAATTACTAAAATTGTAACGGGGTTCTTAACCTCAAAAGCCATTGCTATTTTTATTGGGCCAGAAGGTTTGGCTTTAATTGGAAACCTTAGAAACTTAGTGAGTTCTATGCAATCCTTTGCGATTTTAGGGATGTATAATGGGGTTGTAAAGTATATTGCCGAATTTAAAAACAATACAGTCGAGTTGAGTAAAACAATTTCGACCACGTTTTACCTGGGGTTTATTTCCACGATTATCGTCTCCTTTTTCTGTTATTTCAATGCAGAATATATTAACACTCTCATTTTTCCAACATATAATGACTATGCCTATGTAATTCGGGTCATGGCTATTGCTTTACCATTCTATTCTATGAATATGTTTGCATTTTCGATAATGAATGGATTTTCGAAGTTTAAAATGCTGTTGGTAATCAATATTATTGGTCAGATTCTGGGATCCTCGATCACCTTAATTTTAATCTATCAAAATAGAATTGACGGGGCTTTAGTGTCTATTGTAATTGCAGAATCTATCATCTTTTTAATCACTTTGGTAGGTGTTGTGAATCAGCGGAGTTTAATTCCGTTAATTCGCTCCAGTCAGGTGAGTTTTAATTATATTAAAAAACTGAGTTCCTATTCGGTTATGGCCTTATTTTCGGCTATTATTTTACCGTTAGTAGCAATTTCAATTCGGTCGTACATCATTGATAATATAGGTTATAAAGAAGCTGGATTTTGGGAGGCCATGATTCGAATTTCTAAGTATTACCTCATGTTTGTTAGCTCGCTCATGTCCCTTTATATTTTACCTCGTTTCTCTGAAATTGATAATATTAAGGAATTTAGAGATGAGGTTTTTGGTTTCTATAAAACCATTATTCCTGTTTTCGGTCTCGGATTATTGGTCATCTTTCTATTGCGAAGATTTATTGTCGCTATCGTTTTTACCAGTGAATTTAAAGCTGTTGAAGACTTGTTTTTATGGCAGCTTTTAGGTGATTTTATTAAGGTGCTTTCTATAGTAATTTCATATCAGTTTTTAGCCAAAAAGATGTTTTGGCATTACATTATTACTGAAGCATTTTCGGTTTTAATTTTGTATTTAACCAGTATCTATTTTATCGATTTATACGGGGTTAAAGGTGCTACCATTGCGCATTTTGTAACTTATGTTATGTATTATGGTTTAATCTTGCTTATTTTTAGTTCCTCATTATTTGGAGTTTTGCCGGAAGATGAGTTGTTAAATGACCAAGATGATCATGATGATGACCATGATGAAAAAAAGGATGATTAAGCTCTCGTTTTCTTTTAGTGTAATCAAATAAAATTAATGTTATGGTTTATAACAAGCTATTAAAATTTTGGTATGCATTGAGAAAATTGAAGTATGCTTTTTTTTCCACTAATAAAAATGTCGACGGAAATCTTGTAGGGAACTAACCTGTGGTTATTAGAGGAAAGGGACGCGTAGTTTTTGGTGAAAATGTTCAGATAGGGGTAATAAATTCTCCTCATTACATTTCTAGTTACGGGTATATAGAACCGCGTTTAAAGGATGCTGTAATTTCTATTGGTGATAATACAAGTATTAATAACGGAGTTAGTCTTGTGGCCGAAAAAAATATTACAATAGGAAAGAATGTGTTAATGGGATATAATTGTCAAGTTACAGATAGTAATTTTCACGATTTACATCCGAAAAAACGATTACAACCCGATAACAATCCGAAAGCAGTTAAAATTGGAAATAATGTGTTTTTGGGAAATAATGTTACAATACTAAAAGGCGTAGAACTTGGTGACAATACAGTCGTGGGAGCCGCTTCTGTTGTTACAAAAAGTTTTCCTGAAAATGTAATTCTTGCAGGGAATCCAGCCAAAGTTATACAGAAGCTAAGTGATATAATTATAGATTAAACTACAAGTAAGAGGTATTTATAGCTAAAAAATTAATTTAGATATGCTCCCAAGTGCTTAAATAGTTTTTTGCAATGGTTTTATAGAAATGCTCTTTTTCTATAAAAGTTCTAGCATTTTTAGAAATTTTTAGAATAATGTCTGGATTGCAAATTAGCCAAGATAATTTTTCAACCAGATAATTTACGTCTGGCAATGCGTTAATAGCAACCGTGTTTTCTTCTAAATTATAATAGTCTAACCATTCTTGTTCGGCACCGGTAAACACTACTTTTCCTTTCGCCATAGCCTCTAGAGCATTATAACCTTGGTCGTAAGCATACACTTGGTCTAAAACAATGTGGGCATTATTATATAGTTTAATATACTCGGCATAAGGTATGTTTTCTGTAATATGTATATCTACTTGTTCAGGATATTTTTCTGCTATAATAGCTAAGGCGGCCTTAAAAAATGCTATACCTTTTTTTGCCTGAGACAAGGTGTTTACACCTAAAAAAATATTGATTTTTGAATCTATTTTTAGTGGAGTGAAATGGATGAGATCGGTATTTATAGGATTAGGAATTAGGCCTAAATAGAAAGATTTATTGGCAAGAGGAATATGATAATCTAGATCTGAAGCTATCACTCCCTTACAATGCTTTAAAAGAAAATCATGTAATTTTTTATACGGGGCACTTACATATTTTAGGGAATATTGAAATTGCTTGCCTAACGATTTATTCTCCAGATAAGGCGTCAAAACTGAATAGCGCATGGTGTTAGTAAGATAGTGCGAAACGCTTGTAAAATCATCTCCACACGATAATAGAAAAACGCGATGATGTGTTTTAAATAGTTTTTTTAGAAGTTTAATCTCTAAATTAGGATGTATGTTTAAGGGATCTTCATTAATAAGTTGAATAACATCGAAATCTTTTAAAGTTGGTAAAATACGATTGAAATTATAGTAAACTTCTAAATCTGAAAGGTCGAATTTGGAGAGCTTAAAACCAACTTTTCTAACCAATTTAAAAAGGGGATACTGCGATACTTTTGGAGTTAAATCAATGTCTACCGGATATTTTTTAAACAAATCCCCCGTACCAATAATTATGACCTCGTGGCCTAATTGTTCTAGTCCTTCTTTTAAAGAATTATGTAATCGGCTAAATTCTCCAATTAAAAGTATTTTCATCCTATATTTGGTACCTTTGTATCATCAAAGATAGAGATTTAGTTGAATAAAGCAGAAAAAAGTACCGTTAGCCTAGAAGTTTTAATAGCTACAATGGATAGAGATTCTCTAGATTTCTTAAATCCTATATTTCAGAATAATTCAATCCAAAATCATCATATTTTAGTTGTTAATCAAACTCAAAACGGGTCGGTTTTAAAGTCTGATTTGCCAAATGTTAGAGTTATAAACTCGCATGAGAAAGGACTGTCTAAAAGTAGAAATTTAGCGATAGAAAATGCCATTGGAGACATTTGTTTAATAGCCGATGATGATGTGGTTTATGTTGAAAATTTCGAAACTATAATTTTAAGTGCTTTTAAGCGTTTAAAGGACCCGGATATGATTCAGTTTAAAGCTTTAAATTTAATTGAGA encodes:
- the typA gene encoding translational GTPase TypA, producing MANIKNIAIIAHVDHGKTTLVDKIMYHCQLFRENENTGDLILDNNDLERERGITITSKNVSVIYKDTKINIIDTPGHADFGGEVERVLNMADGVVLLVDAFEGPMPQTRFVLQKAIDLGLKPCVVVNKVDKENCTPDEVHEKVFDLMFELGAEEWQLDFPTVYGSAKNNWMSDDWKKQTDNIEPLLDMVIEHVPTPVFDEGTTQMLITSLDFSSFTGRIAIGRVQRGTIVEGQQIALVKRDGKVIKSRVKEVFVFEGLGRKKVQSVQTGDICALVGVEGFEIGDTIADLENPEGLKSIAIDEPTMSMLFTINDSPFFGKDGKFVTSRHIKDRLEKELEKNLALRLGETGSADKFMVFGRGVLHLSVLIETMRREGYELQIGQPQVIIREIDGVKCEPIEELTIDLPESVSGKAVEFVTMRKGEMLSMEAKGERMVCEFLIPSRGIIGLRNQLLTATAGEAIMAHRFKEYQPLKGAIPGRISGSLISMENGTAIPYSIDKLQDRGKFFVEPGESIYEGQVIGENSRQDDMAVNITKAKKQSNVRSSGADDKAKIVPAIKFSLEEALEYIQKDEYVEVTPNHLRLRKIYLTDVERKRNKIT
- a CDS encoding glycosyltransferase family 2 protein, whose amino-acid sequence is MNIELTVVMPCLNEVETLAICIKKAQSFFETNHVVGEIIIADNGSTDGSITIAKQLNARVVHVNEKGYGNALKGGIEAANGIYIIMADADDSYDFSALLPFLTQLRAGYDLVVGNRFKGGIKKGAMPFLHKYLGNPVLSFIGKLFFKININDFHCGLRGFSKEAYKKMNLKTSGMEFASEMIVKSKLKNLKITEVPTILHPDGRSRKPHLNTWQDGWRHLRFLSLYSPNWLFLYPALFLMILGFISSALLIINPIQINHIILDIHTLLYTSSFVLIGFQFLVFYCLTKIYAVENDLLPKSQRYDRLFKYINLERGLVLGTLILIIGFVLSYYGLFLWKRTDFGDLNPTDTLRVVIPAVFTILLGIQVILFSLFFSILGLKNNS
- a CDS encoding DegT/DnrJ/EryC1/StrS family aminotransferase; protein product: MIKFLDLRKVNARFDTLFLEAFNAFQDSGHYILGKNVSAFETNFASYCGTKYAIGVGNGLDAISLIFKSYISLGKLQIGDEVLVPANTYIASILGVIQAGLKPVLVEPHIDSYNISTSAVESEITSKTKAILAVHLYGQLADMISLQQISKQHNLLLIEDAAQAHGAMLEDGRRAGNLADAAAFSFYPSKNLGALGDGGAVTTNDSALADTIKKLRNYGTTSKYVNQFPGVNSRLDEIQALFLNIKLKQLDRDNDVRRKIANRYLSNVKNNKIILPLCPDMNAHVFHLFVVRVAQREEFIAYAKQHRIETLIHYPIPPHKQEALQDFNSLTLPVTEQIHNTVVSLPISPVMTDQDVEYLIKVLNNY
- a CDS encoding O-antigen translocase: MKKLINYINTNVLFKVASLNSASVITKIVTGFLTSKAIAIFIGPEGLALIGNLRNLVSSMQSFAILGMYNGVVKYIAEFKNNTVELSKTISTTFYLGFISTIIVSFFCYFNAEYINTLIFPTYNDYAYVIRVMAIALPFYSMNMFAFSIMNGFSKFKMLLVINIIGQILGSSITLILIYQNRIDGALVSIVIAESIIFLITLVGVVNQRSLIPLIRSSQVSFNYIKKLSSYSVMALFSAIILPLVAISIRSYIIDNIGYKEAGFWEAMIRISKYYLMFVSSLMSLYILPRFSEIDNIKEFRDEVFGFYKTIIPVFGLGLLVIFLLRRFIVAIVFTSEFKAVEDLFLWQLLGDFIKVLSIVISYQFLAKKMFWHYIITEAFSVLILYLTSIYFIDLYGVKGATIAHFVTYVMYYGLILLIFSSSLFGVLPEDELLNDQDDHDDDHDEKKDD
- a CDS encoding acyltransferase yields the protein MVIRGKGRVVFGENVQIGVINSPHYISSYGYIEPRLKDAVISIGDNTSINNGVSLVAEKNITIGKNVLMGYNCQVTDSNFHDLHPKKRLQPDNNPKAVKIGNNVFLGNNVTILKGVELGDNTVVGAASVVTKSFPENVILAGNPAKVIQKLSDIIID
- a CDS encoding glycosyltransferase family protein yields the protein MKILLIGEFSRLHNSLKEGLEQLGHEVIIIGTGDLFKKYPVDIDLTPKVSQYPLFKLVRKVGFKLSKFDLSDLEVYYNFNRILPTLKDFDVIQLINEDPLNIHPNLEIKLLKKLFKTHHRVFLLSCGDDFTSVSHYLTNTMRYSVLTPYLENKSLGKQFQYSLKYVSAPYKKLHDFLLKHCKGVIASDLDYHIPLANKSFYLGLIPNPINTDLIHFTPLKIDSKINIFLGVNTLSQAKKGIAFFKAALAIIAEKYPEQVDIHITENIPYAEYIKLYNNAHIVLDQVYAYDQGYNALEAMAKGKVVFTGAEQEWLDYYNLEENTVAINALPDVNYLVEKLSWLICNPDIILKISKNARTFIEKEHFYKTIAKNYLSTWEHI